One window from the genome of Caloenas nicobarica isolate bCalNic1 chromosome 21, bCalNic1.hap1, whole genome shotgun sequence encodes:
- the RABIF gene encoding guanine nucleotide exchange factor MSS4 — MVAACAPMEPPARPPSPAAAPGSAELVCAQGRNLKAVLCQRCGSRVLLPGAATFARRELLLPAMRKKAAAAAAGGGGGDVLREHWLVRDMFSFENVGFTRDVGNVKFLVCADCEAGPIGWHCLDDKDSFYVALERVAHE, encoded by the exons ATGGTGGCGGCCTGTGCGCCGATGGAGCCGCCGGCGCGTCCTCCTtctcccgccgccgcgccgggctCGGCCGAGCTGGTGTGCGCGCAGGGCCGGAACCTGAAGGCGGTGCTGTGCCAGCGCTGCGGCTCCCGGGTGCTGCTGCCCGGCGCCGCCACCTTCGCCCGCCGTGAG ctgctcctgcccgccATGCGGAAgaaggcggcggcggcggccgcgggcggcggcggcggggacgtGCTGCGGGAGCACTGGCTGGTGCGGGACATGTTCTCCTTCGAGAACGTGGGCTTCACCCGCGACGTGGGCAACGTCAAGTTCCTGGTGTGCGCCGACTGCGAGGCGGGGCCCATCGGCTGGCACTGCCTGGACGACAAGGACAGCTTCTACGTGGCGCTGGAGCGGGTGGCCCACGAGTGA